The Solanum pennellii chromosome 11, SPENNV200 sequence TAATTTTGTGAGAGAAATTACAATTGAGTTTAATTGTTGTTGGTTGGACTATTGTGAGAATGTAACTATTTTGTTTATAGGTGCTGCCATTCACTTACATTGATAGAATTGTTTGCTGCTATTCACTTACATTGATAGAATTGTTTTAGATGCGTGCGGTCGTTGGTTGTTTTAGAATTTGTGTAATTAGAGCATATCCGCCTAGGTGAGACAGattaaatgaaaaatcattACTGACTTGTGTGTGACAGATGAATTTATGCCTTCACTGAATAATTTTTTCAACCATGTTGAATAATCCGCTCATCTGTTGCTTACTTGGTGTAACTACTAATTGACAAGTAATTTCATTGTTCTCCGCTTGAAATATTCAATTTTACTGTTTGTTTGTAAATGTTAGAtagaagagagagagaagaaattTCAGGTTAATCTTTTTAAAACTCTTGGTAGAAATATGAATGTCGTATAAAAGAATTCTCTGATCACTCTTCCCTGTCCTATCTAGGCCCCGACAGTTCACTTTGAAGAGGGAATAATTTTGAACATCCTTAGCAGGTTATCTGTGCGATCTCTTCATCAATACAAATGTGTTTCAAAATTATGGAATACATTGATCTCCGATCCTTACTTTAAGATGATGCATTTCAAGCATGCCAAGAACAACCGAAATTCCCAAAGATTTCTTATTACCCACCTGTGCCGGAATGAACGTAGATTTGACAGCTACTATTGTTCTATATCGTTGGTTCAAATGGTTGAGGATGCACTAAAACTTGATTGCCCTTTAGGCTCTAAACCACTTTTAAGAGTCATGTGTAGTTGTGATGGCTTTGTTGTTGCCATAGTTTCcgctgatatgatggataaacATCCCATACATTTGCTATGGAACCCTTCCATAAGAGAATCAATAGTACTTCCTGCTCCACAGTCTGAAACATGCGGCTATACCCGTTATGGATTTGGTTATGACTCAACCAGCGGTGACTATAAAATCCTTAGAATTTGTAGCAATGAATATACAGAAACTCTAGCTTTGAAAGGTGGTTCCTGGAGAAAAATTGATGAACATCCTCGTGGTGTTTCCTCTGAGTTGGCTTATACTAGTTATTTGGCATTTGTACACGAGGCATTTCATTGGATCGGTAGCTTAATAGACTTCACATCACAATATGTATATATCTGGACTCGTATGGACAGCTTAAAAAAATTTTCTCTTGTTTCATTTAGTATTTCAAAAGAAGTGTATGGAGAGATACCGTTGCCAGAGCAAATATTGTCCTTGGTGGACATCAAATATCTTGGTGTTATAGTTTTGGATGGAATGTTATCTGTTTATTCTGTCACTTCCGATCAACATCAGGATTtgcaaactttaaagttatgggtattgaaagactatgatgTCAAGGAATCTTGGACTGCATTGTTTACTGTAGAAGATCCCTCTGTTTATAGAGTCGTACCGAAATACAGGTTCGCGGATGGTGAATTGCTATTCAGGTGCTTTCATAAACCGAGTCGTGGGAATGTATTTCGTACATCCGTTGGACCATTTATGTCATGGCTGCCACCTAGCATTCAGGACATTGTAGTTTTTACAGAAAGTTTTATCTCTCCAAAATCATTAGTTTCTTATGTATGATCGGTGGTCCTATGAAAAACAGCCTCTTTACCTCCACGATGTAAAGGTAAGATCTACCTTTTCAGACCCCACTCGAACGATTTCACTGAGTATGTTGTTTCTTATGTATGATGGACGCACTTTTGTTTTTCCATTAATTATGTTACAAACTTGTAGTCTTGTAAGTTCTTTCAACGCCTTACAATTTGTTCTCATCAGGAACCTCTGGTGTTGGATGTAGATTGGGAACTTTAGGATGGACTGGACAATAGACTACTCAATAGTTTCTTTGATGTTAATTTTTTCGAATTCTTCTTTTCTAATAGACTGATCATTTGCCTGTTTCCACTTACTCTAGCTTCATCAACTGGAGTATTTCCCCATCTGAAACATGACAAAGATTCAACTAATATTTAGTAGACGTTCACGACACTCTGCTTGTACAATGTCGAATTTCAACAAAAGAGCTACAATGATGCTTAAATAACAACTATGTGGTAGTTCTAATTAACAAGTTGAGGTCAGTTATATGATTTATTACTGACTGTGTTTCTTCGTTCAACTTATGTCATCATTAGCTACCATGATGTTTCATTCAAGAAGTTGATTCGATAAGATATCAGTAAAGATTAAAATTGTACCTATCCTTTGAGAAAACAGAGCGCCAGCTCCCAAAAGTAACTTTGCCATTGAGTATTGACCTTGAGAAGCAGCAACATGAAGTGGCGTTATTAAGTAACACGATCATTCGAGTTCGACtcgaaattatagattcctaaAAATTACATCCAAAATCATTCGAGttcgaatcgaagccccaattaaatttagattgagccgcttatttaggaagAGACTTTcaataaaattctttttcaagattgaatttgaaatttatgattaaaggtaaagaagtaatatatCCCGAATTAATTAATGCactttctaaaaatataattttataaatatttatgatttgttttaaaacttttaatatagtattttgaaaaagagttaactatgaagtaacatcacataattgacacgtaagaataattaagatgaacatagtcaaaCTTTTAAGTTTACCGGTAAtctttatttagacacttgaatatatgataatttactcctatagatattttcgcctcaaattttttaaaaaatcaattggaAGTAGCTCttttgttgttgcattaataatgtgactgATTTATTGATTTggagggatttaattagtaataggTGAgtagtgaattgatttataataaattatactaataagttaaattataacatatagttGAGCGCCgcgtatttaaaataatatttaaatataaaaccgttaaataagtggtcaattttgaaccaaaaaatGGATGACAAGGGTAATTTGAACTCACTAGGTGGGtgtgaagggtattttggagtcaatcggtagatggggataattttgtaccatttccaatactttaagAACATTTTACATCCTTTCcgtttatattatataataccATGAAAAATGAACATGtgtgcatatacatatatatatatatatatatatatatatNNNNNNNNNNNNNNNNNNNNNNNNNNNNNNNNNNNNNNNNNNNNNNNNNNNNNNNNNNNNNNNNNNNNNNNNNNNNNNNNNNNNNNNNNNNNNNNNNNNNNNNNNNNNNNNNNNNNNNNNNNNNNNNNNNNNNNNNNNNNNNNNNNNNNNNNNNNNNNNNNNNNNNNNNNNNNNNNNNNNNNNNNNNNNNNNNNNNNNNNNNNcttatatatatatatatatatatatatattgatatcaTTTTATTATACATTActactaaaataattaaaaaccttaaataacttaaatcatatattattataagcataaagctcaaaacttaaaagttgaattaccatttttcccctctaataaattaaaacttatataatttatatatgtaatcttcttattctcatttcataatcttgacctttcaaatttctaacataaatgtaaataaaaacaaaaatgagtaattatcaagaaattaaagtacattcatgtatctttaaaattaaatttcatctctatcttttttatatttattttaacaataattcatgtgacttcatgtttccataattttgttctataaatttaactttttcaagaagAACTTTTAGTTACCACTCCTACAATTCTTGTATGTAGGAActctaaacatgtgaaataatGTCACAATTTGAGGTGAAAGTTGTGAAATTCCCTTATGCAGTTACGAGAATAGATAAGAATTCAATTACTGAAGCATCGGAGCTTGATGTGTTAGTTTTATACTTATTTGTAgtaagaattataataagatttttttgtctctcttcatatagttgaattcttgttttattagcaagttgctctaaattcatatttgtattttgtatgctCAAATGTTCAGTTTCACTATAGagacaaacaaaatgaaatgccTAATTATCTTGCTCAtgtgtaccttttttttttcttttctccgtacttataattttttacatatacattaattttcatctttaagaatgaatgtgataaaataggatgtttactcttttcttttctttttatgaaaaaaaaggtgaaacatataatattagattaatggtggataagttatgtatgactgaattaaattttatataaaaatagtagtcATAAATATcctgatttttaaaatataaatgataaaactttttacatcttagttttaaatatttatagttaactaattagtttaaagtgtttgtggataaaaatttaatacaatacttaaaagacattcattaaaaaagttgaaaggttTTGTTTTCTTTCGCTCAAAGTTAATCTTACACTATCTAGTATTATTCTACCAATAAAACGGAACtatcaagaaatttaatttagatagttgttatttttccttttagctttgcaaacttattttttgaattacaaacaaagtttattttattaatttcacaTATTATTATCTCGATGCATTCACTTGGAGGTCAAAAAATTGGAGTGTCACAATTAGTAGTAAAACAAAGTAAGAAATCTCaattagacatattttattatttagtagtattatcttttaagaaataatacacTCATGGGTTACACGCGCAAAGCGCGTGCTCAAAAACTAGTAAgtaaaaaacaaagaaacaatttaatatataaaacgTTTTCGAAAGTAAATTCATTAAGTCAAATGTTAGAATTACATTTTTTCGGGAAGCACTCCTACTTGAGATTTTTTCAGCCGGAGTTTGAGTTCGAAATCTAGACCTAGAGATCGACTAATTCATATTCATCTCATAGCCAGAGTTTGAAATTGAGACCTTGGTTTAAAAGATCGACTAATTCATATTCATCATTCGAAAGATACATGttttatagaaattttttttttatagtcaaattcgaaatcgagatcttggttGGTTAAGGAGCCGTCAAGTTTTGTGGCTATACCATATGCCACCTAATATTTTCTCACCTCTATCTATCTCCACTATAATCAAGATtcatcagaaaaaaaaataaatcaacaatgtcaAATGATGAAACTCCAATACGTTTTGGCATCATAGGATGTGCAGAAATTGCAAGAAAAATCTCAAGAGCTATTAATTTATCCCCAAATTGTACTCTTTATGCCCTAGCAAGTCGTTCAATTGAAAAAGCTCACAACTTTGCAATCAAGAACAATTTATTTTCTGATTCTTTTA is a genomic window containing:
- the LOC107003585 gene encoding F-box protein CPR1-like isoform X1 translates to MKKSQASLQICKGKRELDQMDVDQAPTVHFEEGIILNILSRLSVRSLHQYKCVSKLWNTLISDPYFKMMHFKHAKNNRNSQRFLITHLCRNERRFDSYYCSISLVQMVEDALKLDCPLGSKPLLRVMCSCDGFVVAIVSADMMDKHPIHLLWNPSIRESIVLPAPQSETCGYTRYGFGYDSTSGDYKILRICSNEYTETLALKGGSWRKIDEHPRGVSSELAYTSYLAFVHEAFHWIGSLIDFTSQYVYIWTRMDSLKKFSLVSFSISKEVYGEIPLPEQILSLVDIKYLGVIVLDGMLSVYSVTSDQHQDLQTLKLWVLKDYDVKESWTALFTVEDPSVYRVVPKYRFADGELLFRCFHKPSRGNVFRTSVGPFMSWLPPSIQDIVVFTESFISPKSLVSYV
- the LOC107003585 gene encoding F-box protein CPR1-like isoform X2 — encoded protein: MLIRLSVRSLHQYKCVSKLWNTLISDPYFKMMHFKHAKNNRNSQRFLITHLCRNERRFDSYYCSISLVQMVEDALKLDCPLGSKPLLRVMCSCDGFVVAIVSADMMDKHPIHLLWNPSIRESIVLPAPQSETCGYTRYGFGYDSTSGDYKILRICSNEYTETLALKGGSWRKIDEHPRGVSSELAYTSYLAFVHEAFHWIGSLIDFTSQYVYIWTRMDSLKKFSLVSFSISKEVYGEIPLPEQILSLVDIKYLGVIVLDGMLSVYSVTSDQHQDLQTLKLWVLKDYDVKESWTALFTVEDPSVYRVVPKYRFADGELLFRCFHKPSRGNVFRTSVGPFMSWLPPSIQDIVVFTESFISPKSLVSYV